The following proteins come from a genomic window of Tepidiforma thermophila:
- a CDS encoding peptidylprolyl isomerase, whose amino-acid sequence MAKQWAQPPAMVIDPAKTYRATIETTAGTMTAEFFPAEAPKTVNNFVFLARQGFYDGVIFHRVIPGFVIQGGDPTGTGRGGPGYRFEDEPVTRPYLRGTIAMANAGPNTNGSQFFIMHADYPLPPNYTIFGQLTGGEEVLDAIATAPRGPQDRPVNPVTITRVTIEEA is encoded by the coding sequence ATGGCGAAACAGTGGGCACAGCCGCCGGCGATGGTGATCGACCCGGCGAAGACGTACCGGGCGACGATCGAGACGACGGCAGGGACGATGACGGCGGAGTTCTTCCCGGCGGAGGCGCCGAAGACGGTGAACAACTTTGTCTTCCTCGCGCGGCAGGGGTTTTACGACGGGGTCATTTTCCACCGGGTCATCCCGGGGTTCGTTATCCAGGGCGGCGACCCGACCGGAACAGGACGGGGCGGCCCGGGCTACCGGTTCGAGGATGAGCCGGTGACCCGGCCATACCTGCGGGGCACCATCGCGATGGCGAACGCGGGGCCGAACACGAACGGCAGCCAGTTTTTCATCATGCATGCGGACTACCCGCTGCCGCCGAACTACACCATCTTCGGGCAGCTGACGGGCGGTGAAGAGGTGCTGGATGCTATTGCGACGGCGCCGCGGGGTCCGCAGGACCGGCCCGTAAACCCGGTGACGATTACCCGGGTAACGATCGAGGAAGCGTAG
- a CDS encoding DinB family protein, whose amino-acid sequence MNMRVQLVIDEFNRHRRQFEHLCRQLTPEELQRTVPGSHWTVKDYIAHLCTIDGLIVPRFAAMVGRQAPLPDTPIPNPFDIDDWNEAAVRSRAERGIEELLAEAATHRERLLRAVAEFTDAHLDQEILYGGDRKALGIPPSRVRFGGLLWGVAIHDPTHTRDILRALPHRAEEPWIQEWLGSVSDALVPQGVREQRV is encoded by the coding sequence ATGAACATGCGCGTCCAGCTCGTCATCGACGAGTTCAACCGGCATCGCCGGCAGTTTGAGCACCTTTGCCGCCAGCTCACTCCGGAGGAGCTGCAGCGTACCGTGCCGGGAAGCCACTGGACGGTGAAGGACTACATCGCCCACCTGTGCACGATCGATGGGCTGATTGTGCCGCGGTTTGCGGCGATGGTTGGGCGGCAGGCGCCGCTGCCGGATACGCCGATCCCGAACCCGTTCGATATCGACGACTGGAACGAGGCGGCGGTGCGGTCGCGGGCGGAGCGCGGCATCGAGGAGCTGCTGGCCGAGGCGGCGACGCACCGGGAGCGGCTGCTGCGGGCGGTGGCGGAGTTCACTGATGCCCATCTCGACCAGGAGATCCTCTACGGGGGCGACCGGAAGGCACTCGGCATTCCGCCCTCGAGGGTGCGGTTCGGCGGGCTGCTCTGGGGAGTGGCGATCCACGACCCGACCCACACCCGGGACATCCTCCGGGCGCTGCCCCACCGGGCGGAGGAGCCCTGGATCCAGGAGTGGCTGGGGAGCGTCAGCGACGCGCTGGTGCCCCAGGGGGTCCGGGAGCAGCGGGTCTGA
- a CDS encoding metal-dependent hydrolase family protein encodes MAPQPVLLRNVAVFDDVARTFRRGLSVFCREGRIDRILAEPLSDVPAGALVIDGQGRFLVPGLIDCHVHLTSGGDPNELAAIRTEPLAIRAWKAERNAAATVRAGVTTVRDLGAADHLNIHLARAVDAGLLEGPRILAAGYGVTMTGGHGHGFIAVEADGPDDVRKKVREQLRAGAAAIKLFASGGVMTPGVDPRSPSFTLEELRAGVEEAHKAFRVVGAHAQATDGIKNAILAGVDSIEHGVWLDEEAVAMMVERGTYLVATLTAPWQIAHRGVEAGVPAYMVEKGWQVLESHEQSFRAAVRAGVRIAMGTDQGTPFNRPGENAQELLRMARLGLSNAAALLSATAWAADLLRLADRTGRIREGLDADLLLLDRDPLVDLAALAEPDAIRVILARGTIIRAALPLTTPEPEAP; translated from the coding sequence GTGGCCCCTCAGCCCGTCCTTCTCCGCAACGTCGCCGTCTTCGATGACGTCGCCCGCACGTTCCGGCGGGGCCTGTCCGTTTTCTGCCGTGAGGGCCGCATCGACCGCATCCTCGCCGAACCGCTGTCGGACGTCCCTGCTGGGGCGCTCGTCATCGACGGGCAGGGCCGCTTCCTCGTACCGGGCCTCATCGACTGCCATGTCCACCTCACCTCCGGTGGCGACCCCAACGAACTGGCCGCCATCCGCACCGAGCCCCTCGCCATCCGCGCCTGGAAGGCCGAGCGCAACGCCGCAGCAACCGTCCGCGCCGGCGTGACCACGGTCCGCGACCTCGGTGCAGCCGACCACCTCAACATCCACCTGGCGCGAGCCGTCGATGCCGGCCTGCTCGAAGGTCCGCGCATCCTCGCCGCTGGCTACGGCGTCACGATGACCGGCGGCCACGGCCACGGCTTCATCGCCGTCGAAGCCGACGGCCCCGACGACGTTCGCAAGAAGGTCCGCGAGCAGCTCCGCGCAGGTGCCGCGGCAATCAAGCTCTTCGCCAGCGGCGGCGTCATGACCCCAGGGGTCGACCCCCGCTCGCCGAGCTTCACCCTCGAAGAGCTCCGCGCCGGCGTCGAAGAGGCGCACAAGGCCTTCCGCGTCGTCGGCGCCCACGCCCAGGCCACCGATGGCATCAAGAACGCCATCCTCGCCGGGGTCGACTCCATCGAGCACGGTGTCTGGCTCGATGAAGAAGCCGTCGCCATGATGGTTGAGCGCGGGACGTACCTTGTTGCGACCCTCACCGCCCCCTGGCAGATCGCCCACCGCGGCGTCGAAGCCGGCGTCCCGGCCTACATGGTCGAAAAAGGATGGCAGGTCCTCGAATCCCACGAGCAGAGCTTCCGCGCGGCTGTCCGCGCCGGTGTCCGCATCGCCATGGGCACCGACCAGGGCACGCCGTTCAACCGCCCTGGCGAAAATGCCCAGGAGCTCCTGCGCATGGCTCGCCTCGGGCTCTCGAATGCCGCTGCCCTGCTCTCCGCAACCGCCTGGGCCGCCGACCTCCTCCGTCTCGCCGACCGCACCGGCCGCATCCGCGAAGGGCTCGATGCCGACCTCCTCCTGCTCGACCGCGACCCCCTCGTCGACCTCGCTGCGCTCGCCGAGCCCGATGCCATCCGTGTAATCCTCGCCCGCGGCACGATCATCCGTGCCGCCCTTCCCCTCACTACCCCCGAACCGGAGGCGCCATGA
- a CDS encoding enoyl-CoA hydratase/isomerase family protein: MPQISVERSGNVATITITNPPHGFMDAATVAELDAATAELDADPAVRAIVITGGVPGVFIRHYSVRELETLARQLRERGVAVDPARPVPPRDIDRVFGWLEATSRPVIAAINGFAMGGGFELALSCDLRIAEEGQYEVGLPEVRLGILPGAGGTQKLPALVGTARALEMTLRGRTVGPAEAHRLGLVHELVPAGRALERAHQLAAEIAALPARAVAHIKRLVRTAGAVPRDEGLALERTLFLDLLLSDEALERMTRMNADDRDIRDV; encoded by the coding sequence GTGCCGCAGATTTCCGTCGAACGCTCCGGCAATGTCGCGACCATCACCATCACGAACCCGCCGCACGGGTTCATGGATGCCGCGACCGTCGCCGAACTCGATGCCGCCACCGCTGAACTCGACGCCGACCCGGCCGTCCGCGCCATCGTCATCACCGGCGGCGTCCCCGGCGTCTTCATCCGCCACTACTCCGTCCGCGAGCTGGAAACGCTCGCCCGCCAGCTCCGCGAACGGGGCGTCGCCGTCGACCCCGCCCGGCCGGTCCCCCCGCGCGACATCGACCGCGTCTTCGGATGGCTCGAAGCGACGTCCCGTCCGGTCATCGCGGCCATCAACGGCTTCGCTATGGGGGGCGGGTTTGAACTCGCACTCTCGTGCGACCTGCGCATCGCCGAAGAAGGCCAGTACGAGGTCGGCCTGCCCGAAGTGCGCCTCGGCATCCTCCCCGGCGCCGGCGGAACCCAGAAGCTTCCCGCGCTCGTCGGCACAGCCCGCGCCCTCGAAATGACCCTCCGCGGCCGCACCGTCGGTCCCGCCGAAGCGCATCGCCTCGGGCTGGTCCACGAGCTGGTCCCGGCGGGCCGCGCCCTCGAGCGGGCACACCAGCTCGCCGCCGAAATCGCTGCCCTGCCGGCGCGCGCCGTCGCCCATATCAAGCGGCTGGTGCGCACCGCCGGTGCCGTCCCCCGCGACGAAGGGCTCGCCCTCGAACGCACCCTCTTCCTCGACCTCCTCCTCTCCGACGAGGCGCTCGAACGCATGACGCGGATGAACGCCGATGACCGCGACATCCGCGACGTCTGA
- a CDS encoding A/G-specific adenine glycosylase has protein sequence MTATSATSDAQAAREALAAWYAANGRHDLPWRQIRDPYAVLVSEVMLQQTQVERVLPYYHAWLERWPTFDALAAAAPADVITAWRGLGYNRRALALRAAARAVVESHAGAFPWEPRELLALPGVGPYTAAALRAFVRDEPVAVLDTNIARVVARFVLGAPSQREIPAHRLRAAAEALLPRTGVRDHNLALMDLGALVCTARNPDCGGCPLALACAWRASGCPPPEASARRPAVRFETTARFARGRLVDRLRSGPADEAELAAILPEPHRPRLAEYLAALEAEGLVAATGGGLWALPV, from the coding sequence ATGACCGCGACATCCGCGACGTCTGACGCCCAGGCCGCCCGCGAAGCCCTCGCCGCGTGGTACGCCGCCAACGGCCGCCACGATCTGCCCTGGCGGCAAATCCGCGACCCCTACGCGGTCCTCGTTTCCGAGGTCATGCTCCAGCAAACCCAGGTCGAACGCGTGCTCCCGTACTACCACGCCTGGCTCGAGCGCTGGCCCACGTTCGATGCCCTGGCCGCTGCCGCCCCCGCCGACGTTATCACCGCCTGGCGCGGGCTCGGCTACAACCGCCGTGCGCTCGCCCTCCGCGCTGCCGCCCGGGCCGTCGTTGAAAGCCACGCCGGCGCCTTCCCCTGGGAGCCTCGCGAGCTGCTTGCCCTCCCCGGCGTGGGACCCTACACAGCAGCAGCCCTCCGCGCCTTCGTTCGCGATGAGCCCGTAGCCGTCCTCGATACCAACATCGCCCGTGTGGTAGCGCGCTTCGTCCTGGGCGCCCCATCCCAGCGCGAGATACCGGCCCACCGGCTCCGGGCTGCTGCCGAAGCCCTCCTTCCTCGCACCGGTGTCCGCGACCACAACCTCGCGCTCATGGACCTCGGCGCCCTGGTCTGCACCGCGCGCAATCCGGACTGCGGCGGGTGCCCGCTCGCACTGGCTTGCGCCTGGCGGGCTTCCGGCTGCCCGCCGCCCGAAGCCTCCGCACGCCGGCCTGCTGTCCGATTTGAAACGACTGCCCGCTTCGCCCGCGGCCGCCTCGTCGACCGCCTCCGCAGCGGCCCCGCAGACGAGGCGGAGCTCGCCGCCATCCTGCCCGAACCCCACCGCCCCCGGCTCGCCGAATATCTCGCCGCCCTCGAGGCGGAAGGGCTCGTAGCAGCGACCGGTGGCGGTCTCTGGGCCCTCCCGGTTTAG